GCGCTCCTGGATGATGCGGGCGATACGGAACAGGTACTTGCCGCGCTCCGCGCCCGGCAGCGCCGACCAGGAGGTGAACGCCCGCCGGGCGGCGGCGACCGCCCGCTCGACGTCCGCCTCGCCGGCCCGCGCGACCTCGGAGAGCACCTCCTCGGTCGCCGGGGCGACGGACTTGAAGACCTTGCCGTCGGCGGCCTCGGCGAACTCGCCGTCGACGAACAGGCCGTAGCTGGGCGCGATGTCGACGACCGAGCGGGACTCGGGCGCGGGTGCGTAGGCGAAGAGCTTGTGTTCAGCGGTCATGCGGCTCGGACCCCCTCTAGTCCACGGTCACGTAGTCGGGGCCGGAGTAGCGGCCGGTGCGCAGCTTCTGCCGCTGCATGAGCAGGTCGTTGAGGAGGCTGGAGGCGCCGAAGCGGAACCAGCGGTTGTCCAGCCAGTCGTCCCCGGCGGTCTCGTTCACCAGCACCAGGAACTTCACCGCGTCCTTGGCCGTGCGGATGCCGCCCGCGGGCTTCACGCCGACCTGCACGCCGGTGGCCGCGCGGTAGTCCCGGACGGCTTCGAGCAGGACCAGGGTGTTGGCGGGGGTGGCGTTCACGCCGACCTTGCCGGTCGAGGTCTTGATGAAGTCGGCGCCCGCCAGCATGCCGAGCCAGCTCGCCCGGCGGATGTTGTCGTACGTGGACAGCTCGCCGGTCTCGAAGATCACCTTCAGCCGGGCGCCGGCGGCGGCCTGCCGCACCGCGCGGATCTGCTCGTAGACCTCCAGATAGCGGCCGGCGAGGAACGCGCCGCGGTCGATGACCATGTCGATCTCGTCGGCGCCCGCGGCCAGCGCCGCCCGGGTGTCGGCGAGCTTCACCTCCAGCGCCGCCCGCCCGGAGGGGAAGGCGGTGGCCACCGAGGCGACCTTGACGCCGGAGCCTTCCAGCGCCTCGGCGGCGACGGCGGCCAGGTCCGGGTAGACGCAGACGGCCGCGACCTCGGGCGTCGTCCGGTCCGTGGGGTCGG
The Streptomyces sp. CNQ-509 DNA segment above includes these coding regions:
- the deoC gene encoding deoxyribose-phosphate aldolase, with amino-acid sequence MPRIPTAAAGPPASLADVTASDGALRRFLHGLPGVDPVGLEARAAALGTRSIKTTAKAYALDLAVSMIDLTTLEGSDTPGKVRALCAKARTPDPTDRTTPEVAAVCVYPDLAAVAAEALEGSGVKVASVATAFPSGRAALEVKLADTRAALAAGADEIDMVIDRGAFLAGRYLEVYEQIRAVRQAAAGARLKVIFETGELSTYDNIRRASWLGMLAGADFIKTSTGKVGVNATPANTLVLLEAVRDYRAATGVQVGVKPAGGIRTAKDAVKFLVLVNETAGDDWLDNRWFRFGASSLLNDLLMQRQKLRTGRYSGPDYVTVD